A window of Pyrus communis chromosome 3, drPyrComm1.1, whole genome shotgun sequence genomic DNA:
GagagaaatagaaaaagaattttAGAAATTGTTTATGAAGGAAACAAATTCAgtccatattatatataatagatgATCTATTACCTATAAGGAAAAAGACTTGGTAAAACCATTTTCCCACATCAGGAAACGTTTGTTTATGGGTTGTAATTCATTGCAACAAATTTATTTCCATCACCAATGCTTCGTACTTGAATgatctaaattaaaaaaataatagctATAAATGGACATTCATcactaaaaatgaaaatcatagaACCTAAAACTTCCAACATggtgaaaaatataaacattGCGAAATTGGAATAGAAATCAATTCTGAAAAGAAACTGAGCAGAGGGATTACACTACATGGAAACCGTAAACATAAATTGAAACAATTCTTATAGAATGAGTCAATCGAACATACAACGTAGTGAGGAGTGCAATCTTGCTGCCAATTTGCTAAACCAAGACTACCTACACCAAATCAGAACATTTTAATCCTTGAATAAGTTATATTGGATGACGCTAAGCATGCATGCTTAAATTAGACAATGACTTGGAACATCTACTTAAAACTCAAAAGTACATCACTTCAATTAAGAATATCTCGAGACTATCTCTAATCTTTGGTTAAACCATGACTTGGAACATGTCTAAAAAGCCCCGAATTTTAATTGGTACAACAGGACAAAGAGCTTATAGCTCCAACCAGTAATCAAACTCTACTGAAATCAGCTAGAATAATAACtgaaatgaaaaagaaacaaaaatataggaataccatattaattttcaaatcttaCCACCAGTCTGCAAGGTGTGCCGAAAGCTTGTGTCTCACCATGGCTCAGTCTTTGCTTTGTTAGTAACTTAGCCGTCAAATCTTTCAACTGCAATGATCAGTTAGAACACGATCAGAGAAAAAGCACATATGGAAAAGCATACTACTTTCAAAATGCTCATGGAATCCACAATCGAAACTTTTCACTTTGCTTCTATCTGCAAGATACCAAAAGGATAATAACGATGAAGAGATGATAACAAATCTTATTAAAGAATGCACTGTATTCATTACCAAAGTGTTAACCTGGTGAAAGTATAAAATATTATGGATTTACACAGCTAAATTCTACACTTGTTAATTCCGAAATTTTTCGTTTTTTGGCATATTGTAACAAAAGTATAAGGCGTGATCTAATCAATTtgaaaaatctcaagaattcacATATTATTACAAAACCAAATTCATTGTCAAGATTAAGAGCAACGGAATAACACAATAacaaaacggaaaaaaaaaaaaaaaaattaactaccTTTGTCAAACCTCTTGGGATTCAAGCCGACTGACTCCAGCCCCATACTAAGTGGTGCCCCAGAAATTCTTGCAACTTTAGTAGCCTTGATCATGCATGTATAAGTATAAATACATAAAAGAAGATAAATGCAACTTATTAGACTAAAGAATTTGGGATCAATAAACTTACAGCGAGGCCAATAAACAGCGACTGAAGATACTTTTTCGTGTTGCTACATTGAGAGAGGCACCCAAACCtgatattaaaaaaactaaatatttagtataatgTAAACAATTCAATATGTAGTATCAGTTTAGGATGCATAATTCAAGGCTCTAAAACCCGCAAAATcacagaaaaaaaatatcacatctcattgtaaaaaagaaagaaccGACTTAATCATAGTATAAAAGACATAAATACAAATACAACTTTAACACATGATGATATTTGATATACATAAATTTTTAAAAGGTGATACAAATACCagaacatatttatatatatatatgtacaaacagttatcaacatgattaacaaaaatttgtaaattctaAAGTTTACACTACTTGTCAATCacttacactttttttttctttccaatttgaGCGAAAGCACTGTGTAGcttatataaattgttgtgcCAATAATCTGCAATAGATAACTTAGTATAAATAAGTTATACAAAACAACAGCATTGTaaaaatccattttttttttatttaaagcaATAATTATCAATACGATTagtaaaaatttataaattgtgaACTTAACACTACTTAGTAAGTTGGCTAATTCCCCTAAAGAGAAAGGCTTCGAAGTTGGCTACTTAGTAAGTTGAGCATAAACGGCTTCGAAGTTGCACATAGAAGCCCCAAAAAACGAAGAGCAAAGTGTcatgaaacaaaaaaagagatGCAAATCACACAACCAAACGACAGTTCCAAGGATATaaacaaaacaccaaaaactacaaaaactaaattccaAAAAACATAGAGCATCGTGTTCTGAAacgaaaaacacaaacaaatcatACACCCAGACATTAGATCTAACGATATAAAGAAAACACCCagaattagaaggaaaaaaaaattcatacaaaaatcCCACTTGAACATGgaaaactacaaaaataaaaattaaaacagcaATACTTTAAAGGTTAAAAAAACTCACCAGCAAACACAGGTGGACCTTGGAGGTAACAAATCCACCCTGATAAAAtccaaaaaccaacaaaatcagTACTAACCCAGGGATTTTAAACGGAGGATGCAACaactatttatttttccaaAGGGTTTTAAACGCAAGAAATTTGCACAGATGATTTGgcagagaaaaatgagaaagatgaGAAGATCGGAAACCAAAGGTTGAGAAAAGGAAAGCAACTGGAAACTGAAGGAGATTTGGAGAGATGCAATTGAAGAGAACTTATCCACGATGATTGACGCGTGGCAAAACAGTGGAGAACGCATGGGAAGGCTgtgcaaaggaagaaaagcaacGGGCAAGCTGGCATCAAACAGGGGCAAACATGTtccagatttttgtttttttaattatattttgatggcAAGCCATGCATCATTGCTGCGAGATGTGATGGGGTaaggttttttaattattttttggtggcAAGCCATGCATCATTGCTGCGAGATGTGATGGGGTaaggttttttaattattttttggtggcAAGCCATGCATCATTGCTGCAAGATGTGATGGGGtaaggttttttaatttttttttggtggaaagGCATGTACCATTGCTGTCAGTGTGGATtaggtaaaaataaaatgttggaATCGAAGAGAGAGCCGGACGGTTACACAAAAAGTAAAATAGAAGAGGGAGTCAGAATGGAAAAAAAAGATACTCAGGATGATAAACACGTGGCCAAAGAGTGAAAGAATCCCGAAGAAAAGAAGGATAACAATAAGGGTCTCTCCAACGCACGAAGCAAGGGAGAGAAACGGAAGAAAGCAAAGAAACCAGGGGCAGATCCGTCCGGACACTATTGCTGAATAGTGCCAGAAACCAACTGGGTTTTAGTAAATATAATATCTCCTTATAttcaattccaggtctttgagaaaagccttgtgcaacgagttgtgctttgtatcttgcaatctcgtttttctcattgcgtttctttgtgaatacccatttgtaacccaagGGGTTTACACCAGTCGGGGTTTGGACTAttggtccaaaaacattttgcctttccaaggaatttaattctacttggattgcatctttccacttaggccaatcctatctctgtttgcattcatcaacagagtggggctcaatatcatcacttaagatgatttcagtggctactgcTAATGCGAACATATTATCGATGATTATTTTATTCTGATCCCATaattcatttgtacatgcataatttatagagatttctttgctttcatgtacttctgtctcttcaggaacatgtgtctcatcaaggacattttttttttctagaagtccagaatcatgaattatggatttatcattcattttctctttctaAATGATTTCATTTAGATTCAGTTGTGtatttgtctttctctttcgaggagctgaatcttttgaacctgggggtctaccacgcttcaggcgtgcaccagataaatcattcgctgccactttattttgtccaatagggacatcaattcttgcaagtgcatttgcagttggtatatgtgattttgttactttcatagcatcattaaatgcatctggcatttgattggcaatgctttgaagatgaacgatctTTCTcgcttcattttcacattgaatgctgtgaggatcaaaatgagacaaggtgggaacaacccatgtcaaCTCTTTCCGTTATTCTGGAACAGTCTTTTCTCCCTCTAatgacgggaagactgtctcatcaaagtgacaatcagcaaaacgagctgtaaacatatcacatgtcaagggttccaaatatctaatgatagatggtgaatcaaaacccacgtaaattcccagtctacgctgaggtcccattttagtgcgttgcggcagtgcaataggcacataaacagcacaaccaaaaactcgtaaatgtgaaatgtttggctgatgtccaaacacgagttgtacagaggagtattgatggttggctatagatctcaatcgaaccaatgatacagcatgtaagatggcatgtccccacGCAGAGActggcaatttggttttcataagcagagtacgagctattaactgaagccACTTGATCAATatttctgctaaaccattttgagtatagaCATGAGGAACaaggtgttcaacatcaatgcccaatgtcatgcaataatcatcaaaggtttaaGACGTAAATTTACCAGcattatcaagtcggattgacttaatgggataatctgggaactgtgctagtaacttaattatttgagtAAGAAGTCTCACAAAGgctacattccgagtagacaAAAGACAAACATATGATCATCGGGTAGATGcattaaccaaaaccataaaatatcgaaatggtccacaggATGGctgaataggcccacaaatatccccttgaattctttgcaaaaatgatgggaATTCAGCATCaacttttagttgtgatggtctaattaccaacttcccttgagaacaagctttgcaagggttatcatttgagatagcaatgtgtttgctcactaatggatgtccattagagttggtaatgatcctacgcatcatggtagatcctggatgacccaaatggtcatgccaaagcatgtaaacttttgaatcaataaacttctggttcatgacagtacgtgatttaattatccttatgtacgtataatacaatccactcgacaaaccacgcaacttctccaatgtacacttctgggtatcattggaggtaatgcatatatactccacattttctgcacttttcgtttcaatgtggtatccatttaagcGTATGTTTtttaaactcaacaaatttcgagtatatcaagtagcatacaatgcattATGTATGGataatattgttccatttggtaacataatctgggctttccctgagccttcaattacgtctgaaggtcctgatattgttgttacccctaTTCTTGTAAGTattaagcttgagaaatactttcgatcacaaagtattgtatgtgtggttACGCTGTCTACAAAACAAATATTTCCGCCATTTCTCATGTTCTGAGAATGACCAtaatttttatccatgctctctgAGTAAATGGAATCACAGTTGACAAACAATTTATAACAGGAAAtaccacttttattgaattgaaatgcTAGTTTtcagcataataaaagtacatcaaaCATAAACGATTTAGTCGGACCTGTATACTTCATTTCCCTTTCCACAATAAAATCTGGAACATCTAGGTGAGTTGTGTACAACTGCCCTGATAAGTCAAACATTGGATCAGGTATATTCATTGGTCTAGCCTGGTAGAGAAAATTGAtctcgacacccttctccttgagggaAGTTTGATACAGATTcaccagatgttttggggtacgacaagtacgcgcccaatgcccattgccaccacacctatggtAGGCACCTTCAGAGTTCCTAGGAGCATTGTTCATATGGGCTTTGCCTTTGTAGCGATTCACATTTTTGAAGCTcgggcctgaattatgcctcggaacctggttgtgaaactgaacTCCATGGTTCTTGCCTTTCCTGTTCCACCCATCTTGCTTGTGGTCacgtcctcgtttatgattatcaccaccacaggatgtggcgttcacttcgagggaatcagcattcacttctgggaatggtgcagatccagtaggtTGAGAATGATGGTTTTTCATCAGGAGTTCATTGTTCTATTCAGCTACTAAGAGCacagatatcagctggttgtattTAGTGTAGCCTCGTGCTTTATACTGCTACTGCAGGAGCACGTTAgaggcatgaaatgtgctgagAGTCTTTCCCAGCATATGTTCCTCAGTAATAATATCCCCACAGAGCTTCATTtgagaggtaattctgaacaacGCAGAATTGTACTTTGCCATTGACTTGAAGTCTTGGATCCTCAGATGAGTCCACTCATAGCGggcccttggaagaatcaccattgtctggtgattgtatctgtttctcaagGCATTTCAAAgagctaacggatcttcaaccgttaagtaCTTGCTCTTTAGCGTCTCATCAAGATGGCGGCGAATGAAAATTATGGCCTTCGTCCGATCTTGAGATGATGAGCTGCTCTCCTCCCTAATAgtatctccaagattccctgcttccatatggatcttggtatccagtacCCAGGTAAAGTAATTCTTCCCGGTAATATCCAGGGCAGCAAATTCAAGCTTcgccaagttcgccattttcttttctgaaagaaaataaaatgtgtaagaacttgcaataatatgtattcctagaggaatatgatgttagaacttctgattcttacaaaattttcattttgatcttcaggccaaaatgataagcactcgaaacttttGGCTCGAGATTTTCAGGGTGAATGAAGAGGGCGATTGTACggcaccattctcattgaaataatgtaACATAGAATGGACGAAtattccgcaccactcaagtggcaggaaaatttaaatacgcAGAACAAtgtgggcgattataccgcaccacctaaaattgcaatgaagGTAAACAACAggtaaatttaaatatgcaaggTAGGATAGGCGATTATACCGCTCCACCTAAAATTGGCAGTAAAATTAGATCTACAGTCTAAGATAGGCAatgataccgcaccatcttggatcgcaataagaataaatttgcaattcaagatgggcgattgtaccgcaccatcttggattgcagtaaaattaacataaataaacactgggttagtaatcaatatccaaaccaaacaagaaatcaaagatttaTGTAACCGTTAGGTTGAGAACTAAGAGCAGGCATGGAGCAAACAGTTCGTCGCAAGGGTATACCGCGCAGTTGAGGCTGAGGAAGAAGACGAATAGTAAAAACCTTAGGggaaacatttttttctttctttcgttcggcgaagagaaatgagagaataattatatttagagagtcgtgctgataacgtgttataaataggtaaagttagagagataaccttttagTGAATGGAGTAAAGTAGGTGTAAAATGTCACACTGaaactatagcacaagaggataacaaataaaagacggaggaatagatgatgttattgatcttttctctcgttctcttcttttatatttttctatcTCTTGAAAGCttacggagtgctctatttatagagtaaCTCCAAACTAATGCATTAACTGCACATTGAAGTTTACAACACTTCATTTGACAATACAACCTCCATGcatttacaaattcaatttcactttgcatgggcattgaaaacttctgCCAAAGTACTGTGGACATTCACTACCCACCAGTATTTTCAACAAAATTCTCCCTCATCCCgacaaatccaaaattttaGGCCCAAACAAATCCAACAAAATAAAGCATCCAACTCAAGTATCGAGTATCCTTTCCCTTGTAACGCTACCGTTTTGaccaaaactaaaaacaaataaaataaaaatgtctaCCATTGTAAGAAGCAGCCCACTTGTAGGAATTTAATCAGCTTTGTAGTTTTgaagtaaaatttaaaattaaattgcttCGTTCATATTTTCTTTCTGCTTCAATTCGTTCTTCGACTGTCTCCATTTTTTCTCGCCAAATCTTCCGCCTCTTGTCTCTGCGCCTGCGGACTCTCACCAGCAACGACAATTTCTTCACTCGCTTCTCAAGTTCTTTAATTTCCCCATTTGGAGGTTGCAGACAGCCACCCCATCTCAAGTAATCAATTCTTccattaaaattgtttttttttttttttttttttttttgaacaagtcCATTAAAATTATTGTTTCTTGTATAATACTTCTCCGTCTTTCTTCAAGTGCTGAAATTGGTaagttttatctatttattgtaatgtataataattttgtttctttgtttcctATGTGTAATCTTTGTCAAATTGTCAAATATCTTCACGATTTTATATTGGAAACTTGGGATTTTATTAAATCTtgcaggaaaaaaaagaaataaaaacatcccattttttgttttggttcagGGTAAAAATAAGATCATCATTTTCTTGTTAGGAAGATTTGTGGGTTTTTTGGTACGATTTGTTTGACgaccaaattttaaatttgacattttaCGAACCAAGGAATTTCATATTATTTGGACTAGTTCTTTAGCATTCCTCTCGTTTTTGTTCTCTGGGGAAAAgtttatgtatgtatgtatgcccTCCACCTTGTTTTGTTGTCATAGGATCTAATTTTGAATGGAACTGTATAGACCCGAAATTCGAATTTTTAAGGAAGGTAATTATCAGTTGATGATCACTGTAACTAgttttcgttaaaaaaaaaaaatccgataACCATAAAGGAATCCcgctttctttaatttttagatGTTCAATCTTCAAAGGGTTTAGGCTGTTATGCTGGTTGAGGTAGTAGGAACCATGCCTGAAAATAGATGTTCAACGAGCAAAGATAATGGTTGGTGACTGGTTTTCCTGTTTTTCCTTGTACTGTTgattaaatgtttgttttttgtttccttttcttatccccctcttaattttgtttgaacCAAATAGGTTACTAAGTTGCaagtttgttttgggttttcttttggAATCGGGTGTGCAGTATGTGT
This region includes:
- the LOC137727672 gene encoding uncharacterized protein — its product is MANLAKLEFAALDITGKNYFTWVLDTKIHMEAGNLGDTIREESSSSSQDRTKAIIFIRRHLDETLKSKYNHQTMVILPRARYEWTHLRIQDFKSMAKYNSALFRITSQMKLCGDIITEEHMLGKTLSTFHASNNNELLMKNHHSQPTGSAPFPEVNADSLEVNATSCGGDNHKRGRDHKQDGWNRKGKNHGVQFHNQVPRHNSGPSFKNVNRYKGKAHMNNAPRNSEGAYHRCGGNGHWARTCRTPKHLVNLYQTSLKEKGVEINFLYQARPMNIPDPMFDLSGQLYTTHLDVPDFIVEREMKYTGPTKSFMFDVLLLC